A portion of the Archocentrus centrarchus isolate MPI-CPG fArcCen1 chromosome 19, fArcCen1, whole genome shotgun sequence genome contains these proteins:
- the LOC115798638 gene encoding synaptic vesicle membrane protein VAT-1 homolog, which produces MSGEEAPTQQQQPEQEKKPDEPPSAAPDAPQQESGSSPAPAAAAPAAAAAAAVAEEKPLSCRALVLTGHGGYDKVKLQVKTLAKPKLKAGEVLVRVKACGLNFAELLGRQGLYELLPAPPVTMGMEGSGVIEAVGEDVKDRKVGDRVIALTRSGMWQEVVVVPADRTVPMPEEMSFEEGAALTINYMTAYMMLFEMANLRPGKSVLIHMAAGGVGIAATQLCQTVQDVTVFGTASASKHETITQGGVTHPIDYRTRDYVEEIRKISPKGVDIVLDPLGGSDTQKGFGLLKPLGMIIVFGAANCVTGQRKNLLAMAKTWYNQLSLNTMKLMQANKAVSGFHLGYITDEQLLDRTMSKLLELYKQGKIKPCIDSCYHFEDVTEAMKRMHERQNIGKVILLPEPKKEEEKPKSSAEVGENVEKNDAAVSEKKEEEVKAEKD; this is translated from the exons ATGTCAGGAGAAGAGGCTCcaactcagcagcagcaacctgagcaggagaagaagcccGATGAGCCTCCCTCGGCTGCTCCGGATGCACCCCAGCAGGAGTCAGGCAGCAGCCCTgcaccagcagctgcagcaccagcagcagcagcagctgctgccgtGGCCGAGGAGAAGCCGCTCTCCTGCCGCGCCCTGGTCCTCACGGGACATGGGGGCTACGACAAAGTCAAGCTGCAGGTGAAGACGCTGGCCAAGCCGAAGCTGAAAGCGGGAGAGGTCCTGGTGCGCGTCAAGGCGTGCGGGCTGAACTTCGCCGAGCTGCTGGGCCGGCAGGGTCTGTACGAGCTGCTGCCTGCCCCGCCCGTCACGATGGGAATGGAGGGCTCCGGGGTCATTGAAGCGGTCGGGGAGGATGTGAAGGACAGGAAA GTCGGTGATCGTGTCATCGCGTTGACCCGCAGCGGCATGTGGCAGGAAGTAGTCGTCGTGCCTGCTGACCGCACCGTCCCTATGCCCGAGGAGATGAGTTTTGAGGAAGGCGCAGCTCTCACTATTAACTACATGACCGCCTACATGATGCTGTTTGAGATGGCCAATCTTAGGCCTGGCAAAAGTGTTCTTATACACATGGCAGCAG GTGGTGTGGGTATTGCTGCTACCCAGCTGTGTCAAACTGTGCAGGATGTGACTGTTTTTGGCACGGCGTCAGCTTCCAAACACGAGACTATTACCCAAGGCGGGGTAACTCACCCCATCGACTACCGCACCAGAGACTACGTGGAGGAAATCCGCAAAATCAGTCcaaagg GTGTTGACATCGTCCTCGACCCCCTTGGTGGCTCCGACACCCAAAAAGGCTTTGGTTTGTTGAAGCCTCTGGGCATGATTATAGTCTTTG GTGCAGCCAATTGTGTAACAGGCCAGAGGAAGAACCTGCTGGCCATGGCAAAGACCTGGTACAACCAGCTGTCTCTTAACACCATGAAACTGATGCAGGCCAACAAAGCTGTCAGTGGCTTCCACCTGGGGTACATCACTGATGAGCAGCTCTTGGACAGGACTATGTCTAAGCTGCTTGAACTCTACAAGCAGGGAAAGATCAAACCCTGCATCGACTCCTGCTATCACTTTGAGGAC GTGACTGAAGCCATGAAACGCATGCATGAACGCCAAAATATTGGGAAAGTTATCCTTCTTCCTGAACCTaagaaggaggaagagaagcCAAAGTCCAGTGCTGAGGTTGgagaaaatgtggaaaaaaatgatgctgcCGTCAGcgagaagaaagaagaggaagttaAAGCAGAAAAGGATTGA